The Sphaerisporangium siamense genome includes the window CGCGAAATGATGGCCCGGCTCCCGACATAGGCCTAGGTGTCCGTACGACGCGGCAAAAGGAGGCGGCCATGGGGATGCCGACGACATCGGGGACGGGACCGGCCCGTGGCTGGTGAGCCGGCCAGGTTCGAGTCCGTGTACCGAGAGACATATGGCCGGATCACGGCATACGCGGCCCGTCGCTGTGTCTCGCCGCAGGACGCGGCGGACGTCGTGGCGGAGACCTTCGCCGTCGCCTGGCGGCGCATCGGCGAAGTGCCGGAGGGAGAGCAGGCCACGCTGTGGCTGTACGGCGTGGCGCGCAAGGTGCTGGCCAATCACTATCGGGGCGAGGTGCGCCGCCAGGCCCTCAGCGTGGAGCTCGACGCCGAGATGGCCGACCTGTACGGGACCGCGCCCGACAGCGGGGTCGAGCTGACGGCGATCGCGCAGATCTTCCGCACCCTGCCCGACGCCGACCGGGAACTGTTGTCCCTGGTCGCCTGGGAGGGGTTGGACCGGCGGCAGATCGCCACCGTGCTCGGCCTGTCGCGCAACGCCGTACGCGTCAGGCTCCACCGCGCCCGCAGGCGCTTCGCCCGCGCGCTCGCCGAGGCGGACGTGCGTTTCGCACCGGAAAGCCGGCTGAACCCGACCGAGGGACGGTTCTCATGAAGCACATCGACGACATCGACGTGATCACACGGAAGCTGGCCCGGGTGGAACCGGGCAGGCCGGGCGGGGACGCGGCCGGCCCCGGGGCGCGAAAGCTGCTGGCCGCGATCAGCGCCGAGCAGGCCGAACCGTCCGCCGTCCGCCCTCGGCGGCACTCCGCCCGGCGGCTGACCGTGGGGCTGATCGGCGCGGGGCTGCTCGCCGCGGGCGTCGTGGTGGGGCCGAGCCTGCTGAAGGACGACGGCACCTCCTCCTACGCGGTCACCAAGGACCCGGACGGCGTCGTGTACGTCCAGGTCCGGGATTTCCGCGACAAGGCGGGGCTGGCGAAGCGTCTGGCGGAGCTCAACGTCCCGGCCGTCGTCGACTACGCGCCGCCGGGCATGTGGTGCGAGGAGCCGCGTGGCGCCCTTGTCCGGGACATTCCTCGCGGCCTGTACTCCGTGCCCGAGAACATTCCCGGGGACGAGGCCGGGCAGGGCTGGCAGATGCGGATCGACACC containing:
- a CDS encoding RNA polymerase sigma factor, producing the protein MYRETYGRITAYAARRCVSPQDAADVVAETFAVAWRRIGEVPEGEQATLWLYGVARKVLANHYRGEVRRQALSVELDAEMADLYGTAPDSGVELTAIAQIFRTLPDADRELLSLVAWEGLDRRQIATVLGLSRNAVRVRLHRARRRFARALAEADVRFAPESRLNPTEGRFS